From one Flavobacterium kingsejongi genomic stretch:
- the ccoS gene encoding cbb3-type cytochrome oxidase assembly protein CcoS, with the protein MSVIYLLISISVVVSISFFIAFVRAVRSGQYDDDYTPSVRMLFDDELKEETPKQENKDK; encoded by the coding sequence ATGAGCGTCATTTATCTATTAATCTCCATTAGTGTCGTCGTATCGATCAGTTTTTTTATCGCTTTTGTCAGGGCTGTCCGATCGGGGCAGTATGACGATGACTACACACCTTCGGTCAGAATGCTTTTTGACGATGAACTAAAAGAAGAAACACCAAAACAAGAAAATAAAGACAAATAA
- the ccoN gene encoding cytochrome-c oxidase, cbb3-type subunit I, which yields MEMQQFYYDNKIVKKFLYATIAFGLVGMIVGLLLAVLYLFPNMTEGISWLSFGRLRPLHTNAVIFAFVGNATFAGIYYSLQRLLKARMYSDFLSNVNFWGWQLIIVAAAISLPLGYTSSKEYAELEWPIDIAIAVIWVAFGINMIGTILKRRERHLYVAIWFYLATFITVAVLHIFNSLALPVSAMKSYSVYAGVQDALVQWWYGHNAVAFFLTTPFLGLMYYFVPKAANRPVYSYRLSIIHFWSLIFIYIWAGPHHLLYTALPEWAQNLGVAFSIMLIAPSWGGMINGLLTLRGVWDKVRTEPVLKFFVVAITGYGMATFEGPMLSLKNVNAIAHFTDWIIAHVHVGALAWNGFLTFGMIYWLIPRLTKSKLYSTKLANFHFWIGTLGIILYTLPMYVAGFLQASMWKQFNPDGSLVYGNFLETVKEIMPMYTMRAIGGTLYLIGLIVLVYNIIQTVRKGHEVTDELAEAPALQKISKNRIQGEGFHPWLERKPIQLTILATIAILIGGVIQIVPTIMVKSNIPTISSVKPYTPLELEGRDLYIREGCVGCHTQMIRPFRSEVERYGEHSKAGEYVYDHPFLWGSKRTGPDLHRVGKKYSDNWHFNHMWSPQSTSAGSIMPSYTWLFDNKPLDISDTQKKMEVMATLGVPYSEEDIANGPETLRQQAITIEKNLNTDPDYVKTYEASKKAAAAKGEQFVPMNEREIIALIAYLQRLGTDIKVKDIQKIQNQ from the coding sequence ATGGAAATGCAACAATTTTATTACGATAACAAAATTGTCAAAAAATTCCTCTATGCCACGATTGCGTTCGGGCTGGTAGGAATGATCGTCGGCCTTTTACTGGCGGTACTTTATCTCTTCCCGAATATGACAGAGGGAATTTCCTGGCTGAGCTTTGGGCGGCTCCGGCCATTGCATACCAATGCGGTCATTTTCGCATTTGTAGGAAATGCTACTTTTGCAGGGATTTATTATTCACTGCAGCGTTTGCTTAAAGCCAGGATGTACAGTGATTTTTTAAGTAATGTGAATTTCTGGGGATGGCAGCTGATTATTGTTGCTGCCGCAATTTCATTGCCATTGGGCTATACCTCATCAAAAGAGTATGCCGAGCTGGAATGGCCTATAGACATTGCTATTGCGGTAATCTGGGTGGCTTTTGGGATTAACATGATCGGTACCATCCTCAAAAGGAGGGAGCGCCACCTGTATGTTGCCATCTGGTTTTATCTGGCCACATTCATTACGGTTGCGGTATTGCATATTTTCAACAGCCTTGCCCTTCCGGTAAGCGCAATGAAAAGTTACTCCGTATATGCTGGTGTACAGGATGCCTTAGTACAATGGTGGTACGGCCATAATGCAGTAGCATTTTTCCTGACCACACCATTCCTTGGGCTGATGTATTATTTTGTTCCCAAAGCAGCAAATCGTCCGGTGTATTCCTACCGGTTGTCCATTATCCACTTTTGGTCGCTGATTTTTATTTATATCTGGGCAGGGCCACACCACCTTTTATATACTGCATTACCCGAATGGGCACAGAATCTTGGAGTGGCTTTTTCCATCATGCTGATCGCACCTTCCTGGGGAGGAATGATCAACGGATTGCTGACATTGCGTGGCGTTTGGGATAAAGTGCGTACCGAACCGGTATTGAAATTCTTTGTAGTAGCGATTACAGGATATGGTATGGCAACTTTTGAAGGGCCAATGCTTTCCCTGAAAAATGTCAATGCGATTGCACACTTTACCGACTGGATTATTGCCCACGTACACGTTGGTGCCCTTGCCTGGAACGGATTCCTGACATTCGGTATGATCTACTGGCTGATTCCGAGACTGACCAAATCAAAATTATATTCTACCAAACTGGCCAATTTCCATTTCTGGATCGGTACTTTAGGAATCATCCTGTATACACTTCCAATGTATGTTGCCGGGTTCCTTCAGGCTTCCATGTGGAAACAGTTTAATCCGGACGGTTCATTAGTATATGGGAACTTCCTGGAAACAGTAAAAGAAATTATGCCGATGTACACCATGCGTGCTATTGGAGGAACATTGTACCTGATTGGTCTTATCGTATTGGTTTATAATATTATACAAACAGTTCGTAAAGGACATGAAGTAACCGATGAACTGGCTGAAGCTCCAGCTTTACAAAAGATAAGTAAAAACAGGATCCAGGGTGAAGGATTCCATCCCTGGCTGGAACGTAAGCCGATTCAGTTGACTATATTGGCAACGATCGCGATTTTAATAGGTGGCGTGATTCAGATTGTACCTACCATTATGGTAAAATCCAACATCCCAACGATTTCCAGCGTAAAACCCTACACACCTTTAGAACTGGAAGGACGTGATCTTTATATCCGTGAAGGCTGTGTAGGTTGCCACACCCAGATGATACGGCCTTTCCGTTCTGAAGTGGAGCGTTATGGGGAGCATTCCAAAGCGGGTGAATATGTATATGACCACCCATTCTTATGGGGTTCCAAACGAACCGGGCCGGACCTGCACCGGGTAGGAAAGAAATACTCCGATAACTGGCATTTCAATCACATGTGGAGCCCACAAAGTACATCTGCAGGTTCTATCATGCCATCCTATACCTGGCTTTTTGATAATAAGCCACTGGATATTTCCGATACACAGAAAAAAATGGAAGTGATGGCGACCTTGGGCGTACCGTATTCCGAAGAGGATATTGCCAACGGCCCGGAAACGTTACGCCAACAGGCGATAACGATTGAGAAAAACCTAAATACCGACCCGGATTATGTAAAAACCTATGAAGCCAGTAAAAAAGCAGCAGCAGCGAAAGGCGAGCAGTTTGTCCCAATGAACGAAAGGGAGATTATAGCCCTTATTGCGTACCTGCAGCGCCTGGGAACCGATATTAAAGTGAAAGACATTCAAAAAATACAAAACCAATAG
- a CDS encoding CcoQ/FixQ family Cbb3-type cytochrome c oxidase assembly chaperone, with product MLKFINQHMATIAGIEIFPIISLLIFFTFFVGLGLWVFSYKKDTIRVLSEMPLEEDTTA from the coding sequence ATGCTAAAGTTTATCAATCAACACATGGCCACGATTGCGGGAATAGAGATTTTCCCAATCATTTCCCTACTGATTTTCTTTACCTTTTTTGTAGGTCTTGGGCTTTGGGTATTCTCGTATAAAAAGGATACCATCCGGGTATTGAGCGAAATGCCTTTAGAGGAAGATACAACAGCATAA
- a CDS encoding cbb3-type cytochrome c oxidase N-terminal domain-containing protein, with translation MNKLIPVYVRVPAIFFTVFAAMEFFIDSGDRPAFIKYPIVLLFLFLVLFLIIAIEICMSAIENVSYLLLSEEQKKELENRKPVRLQDTKWYQKIRGFFIKTRSVDEEGALLMDHDYDGIKELDNDLPPWWVYLFYGCIAFALIYMVRFHVFGGENQMQEFEREMADAKIAVEEYKKTAKDLIDEKTVVLLTDPKDLANGKALFENNCAVCHRADGGGAIGPNLTDDHWLLGGGIKNVFHTITNGGRDGKGMVAWKGTLKPSEIQLVASYVLSLQGSKPVEGKAPDGELWTEAEAGNDTKAEIAAEK, from the coding sequence ATGAACAAACTAATCCCAGTATATGTCAGGGTTCCTGCAATTTTCTTTACCGTTTTTGCAGCCATGGAATTTTTTATCGATTCCGGAGACCGGCCCGCTTTTATAAAATATCCTATTGTCCTGTTATTTCTTTTCCTGGTGCTATTCCTGATTATCGCCATAGAGATTTGCATGAGTGCGATTGAGAATGTGAGTTACCTTTTATTATCAGAGGAACAGAAAAAAGAACTGGAAAACAGAAAACCGGTTCGGTTACAGGATACAAAGTGGTATCAGAAAATCAGGGGATTTTTTATCAAAACCCGGTCTGTAGATGAGGAAGGTGCCCTCTTAATGGATCATGATTATGATGGTATCAAAGAACTGGACAATGATTTACCACCGTGGTGGGTGTATCTTTTTTACGGATGTATCGCTTTTGCATTGATTTATATGGTTCGTTTTCATGTTTTTGGGGGCGAGAACCAAATGCAGGAGTTTGAACGGGAGATGGCTGATGCGAAAATTGCAGTAGAAGAATATAAAAAAACAGCCAAAGACCTGATCGATGAGAAAACGGTAGTCTTATTGACTGATCCTAAGGACCTGGCAAACGGGAAGGCACTTTTTGAAAATAACTGTGCCGTATGCCACCGGGCTGATGGTGGAGGTGCTATCGGCCCGAACCTTACGGATGACCACTGGTTATTGGGAGGCGGAATTAAAAATGTATTCCATACGATTACTAATGGTGGTCGCGATGGCAAAGGAATGGTGGCCTGGAAAGGGACACTAAAACCCTCTGAAATACAACTCGTAGCCAGTTATGTACTGTCTTTACAAGGCAGCAAGCCAGTAGAGGGTAAAGCACCCGACGGGGAACTATGGACTGAAGCTGAGGCCGGAAATGATACTAAAGCGGAAATAGCCGCTGAAAAATAA
- the ccoG gene encoding cytochrome c oxidase accessory protein CcoG encodes MSKISDEKFRDTIGTLTEDGKRAWVYPKKPSGRFYQYRKYVSYFLLVFLLSAPFIKVNGNQFLMFNVLERRFNIFGFAFWPQDFYLFVLSMLVGIVFVILFTVAFGRIFCGWICPQTIFMEMVFRRIEYWIDGDRGAQLRLEKQAWNGEKIRKRLFKWILFFLISFLIANVFLAYLIGSDALIQMVTDNPLNHLSNLVALLVFTGVFYFVFVWFREQVCIIACPYGRLQGVLLDDKSIIVAYDHVRGEKEKGRAKLNKNEDRALTGKGDCIDCKQCVHVCPTGIDIRNGTQLECINCTACIDECDTIMDKVGLPKGLIRYASEAEITQKTPFEFTLRMKGYTIVLCLLTTIFIGMLFLRKDLDVTVLRLPGQLYEHKGANISNVFTYKIVNKSAKEFKAVHFELVSDKGKIIPVGKSRFALQKEAITQGTFFIEIPEVALEKDKTTITIGVYNGEELLETTQTNFLGPRRFN; translated from the coding sequence ATGTCAAAAATTTCAGATGAGAAGTTCAGGGATACCATCGGCACGCTGACCGAAGACGGGAAACGTGCCTGGGTCTATCCCAAAAAGCCTTCGGGACGTTTTTACCAATACCGTAAATATGTCAGTTATTTTCTGTTGGTCTTTTTACTGTCTGCTCCATTTATAAAGGTGAATGGGAACCAGTTCTTAATGTTTAATGTACTGGAACGACGATTCAATATTTTTGGATTCGCATTCTGGCCACAGGACTTCTATTTATTTGTGTTGTCAATGCTGGTCGGTATTGTGTTTGTGATTTTGTTTACGGTAGCTTTCGGCCGGATTTTCTGTGGCTGGATTTGCCCGCAGACTATTTTTATGGAGATGGTATTCCGAAGGATTGAGTATTGGATCGACGGGGATCGTGGCGCACAACTGCGGTTGGAAAAACAAGCTTGGAATGGCGAAAAAATACGCAAAAGACTTTTCAAATGGATCCTTTTTTTCCTCATTTCCTTTCTGATTGCCAATGTGTTCCTGGCCTATCTCATCGGTAGTGATGCCTTAATCCAGATGGTTACCGATAATCCGTTGAATCACCTCAGTAACCTGGTCGCATTATTGGTTTTTACAGGCGTATTCTATTTTGTATTCGTATGGTTCCGGGAGCAGGTTTGTATTATAGCCTGTCCGTACGGGCGGTTACAGGGTGTATTGCTCGATGATAAATCGATTATTGTTGCTTATGACCATGTTCGTGGTGAAAAAGAGAAGGGCAGGGCCAAACTGAATAAAAATGAAGACCGGGCTCTGACCGGTAAAGGAGATTGTATCGATTGCAAGCAATGTGTACATGTGTGTCCTACCGGGATCGATATCCGGAATGGTACGCAACTAGAATGCATCAATTGTACCGCCTGTATCGATGAATGTGATACGATCATGGACAAAGTAGGCTTGCCAAAAGGACTGATCCGGTATGCTTCCGAAGCGGAGATCACCCAAAAAACACCTTTTGAATTTACGCTGCGAATGAAAGGTTATACTATTGTGCTATGCCTGCTGACGACTATTTTTATCGGGATGCTGTTTCTACGGAAAGACCTTGATGTAACAGTACTAAGGCTTCCGGGACAATTGTACGAACATAAAGGAGCCAACATCAGCAATGTTTTTACGTATAAGATTGTCAATAAATCGGCTAAAGAATTTAAAGCTGTACACTTTGAACTGGTATCTGATAAAGGAAAAATAATCCCGGTGGGGAAGAGCAGGTTTGCCCTGCAGAAAGAAGCCATCACACAGGGGACTTTCTTTATAGAAATCCCGGAGGTAGCCTTGGAAAAAGATAAAACGACGATTACCATTGGCGTTTATAATGGTGAAGAACTATTGGAAACCACCCAGACGAATTTTCTGGGGCCAAGGAGGTTTAACTGA
- a CDS encoding FixH family protein: MKINWGTGIFIAFTLFMGFILFFVMKVQTQSKYDNDLVVEEYYKQELKFQHQIDQEQHATDLKHKTTITATDKGVEINFPENFDAHNITGKVSLYRPSDKRSDFDTAISISESHLLIPKKDLSDGRWDITIEWSYEGVDYRDKKALYLK; encoded by the coding sequence ATGAAAATAAATTGGGGAACAGGAATTTTTATAGCATTTACGTTATTTATGGGGTTCATACTCTTCTTTGTAATGAAAGTCCAGACACAATCAAAATATGATAATGATCTTGTAGTGGAAGAATACTACAAGCAGGAGCTGAAATTCCAGCATCAGATCGATCAGGAACAACATGCAACTGACCTGAAACACAAAACAACCATAACTGCTACTGATAAAGGCGTGGAAATTAATTTTCCTGAAAATTTTGATGCCCATAATATTACTGGAAAAGTGTCCCTCTACAGGCCATCGGATAAACGTTCAGATTTCGATACTGCGATTTCGATTTCTGAATCCCATCTGCTCATACCTAAAAAAGATTTGTCCGATGGCCGTTGGGACATTACTATCGAATGGAGCTATGAAGGTGTTGACTACCGCGATAAAAAAGCCCTGTATCTCAAATAA
- a CDS encoding sulfite exporter TauE/SafE family protein gives MLLSALLLGLISSFHCMGMCGPIAMMLPLDRTNQARKITQLWLYHLGRITAYTTIGLLFGLLGRGLLMAGFQQHLSIIIGLIMIIVVVVPEKQLVRINGSGPILKLLSSVKTKLGKQFQKKTYTSLFTIGLLNGFLPCGMVYMALFGALAMQDPLLGMGYMVLYGLGTVPLLSLVVFVPDIFSARMRNKIQRIIPYAAVCIGILFILRGLGLGIPYVSPSDMNLFVKAMPNCGM, from the coding sequence ATGTTACTTTCAGCACTACTACTCGGATTGATCAGCAGTTTTCATTGTATGGGTATGTGTGGCCCAATCGCAATGATGCTGCCATTGGACCGCACCAATCAAGCCCGTAAGATTACCCAGCTCTGGTTGTACCACCTGGGTAGGATCACGGCTTATACTACGATAGGTTTGTTATTTGGCCTTTTGGGACGTGGATTATTGATGGCCGGTTTTCAGCAACACTTATCCATTATCATCGGGCTGATCATGATTATAGTCGTGGTGGTTCCCGAAAAACAACTGGTGCGGATCAATGGTTCCGGACCCATTTTAAAACTATTATCTTCCGTAAAGACAAAATTAGGAAAGCAATTCCAAAAGAAAACCTATACGTCGCTGTTTACCATTGGCCTGCTAAATGGTTTTCTGCCCTGTGGAATGGTTTACATGGCTTTATTCGGTGCTTTGGCCATGCAGGATCCACTGCTTGGTATGGGGTATATGGTATTGTACGGACTTGGTACAGTGCCATTGCTAAGCCTTGTCGTCTTTGTACCGGATATTTTCTCCGCACGGATGCGCAACAAAATACAGCGTATCATTCCTTATGCAGCGGTGTGTATCGGGATTCTTTTTATATTGAGGGGGTTGGGGCTCGGTATTCCTTATGTTTCCCCTTCCGATATGAACCTGTTTGTCAAAGCAATGCCCAATTGTGGGATGTAA
- a CDS encoding HAMP domain-containing sensor histidine kinase — protein sequence MKIKTKLTLGVGLLFFLIVLLVALGVKQIHSLADDTENILTANYNSMDYSRNMLKELDKIETEQQSPTQFFEYLKLQNRNITEIGEKELTRNLTEDVVLFQKDPANPKNSIQIRKDLNDIMKLNMDAINRKSIVASKTADSGIFWISITGTLCFVIAFTLLINLPGNIANPIKALTESIRQIAAKNYSQRVHFEGHDEFGDLATSFNTMAEKLQEYSNSNLEKLMMEKKRIETLINNLHDPVIGLDAQHTILFANEEALKISGLQAEAVIGKSAQEIAISNDLIRMLLQYISEDSTLKNKEPLKIYADRKESYFEKQLVPILITPTGETEKKAVGAFIILRNITAYKELDTAKTNFIAMVSHEFKTPIASMKMSLQLLENESIGMLNEEQKQLVSGIKDDTKRLLRTTGELLNITQVETGNTQLKIESCPIHTIVENAVEATHLLAAQKAISLEVVLPENLPEIHADLEKTTWIVSNLISNAIRYSYENSSILVKAVLQNDTVQISVQDNGMGIAPQYKNKIFDKYFRIPGSEKEGTGLGLAISKEFIEAQGGSITVASELGLGSTFIITLKV from the coding sequence ATGAAAATAAAAACAAAACTTACGCTTGGTGTCGGCCTGTTGTTTTTCCTGATTGTACTCCTGGTTGCGCTTGGCGTAAAACAGATCCATTCCCTGGCCGATGATACCGAAAATATCCTGACAGCCAATTACAACTCCATGGATTATTCGCGGAATATGCTGAAGGAACTCGATAAAATCGAAACCGAACAACAGTCTCCAACACAATTTTTCGAATACCTGAAATTACAAAACCGAAATATTACCGAAATCGGAGAAAAGGAACTGACACGCAACCTGACCGAAGATGTTGTGCTATTTCAGAAAGATCCGGCAAACCCCAAAAACAGCATACAGATCCGGAAAGACCTGAACGATATTATGAAGCTGAATATGGATGCCATCAACCGCAAAAGTATTGTGGCTTCCAAAACTGCGGATAGCGGTATCTTCTGGATTTCCATCACAGGAACCCTCTGCTTCGTCATTGCGTTTACCCTTCTGATCAATCTTCCCGGTAACATTGCCAACCCTATAAAAGCACTCACCGAAAGTATACGGCAAATTGCAGCGAAAAATTATTCGCAACGGGTACATTTTGAAGGCCATGATGAGTTTGGAGACCTCGCTACGTCTTTTAATACGATGGCTGAGAAATTGCAGGAATACAGCAACAGCAACCTGGAAAAGCTAATGATGGAGAAAAAACGCATTGAAACGCTGATCAATAACCTCCACGATCCGGTTATCGGTCTGGATGCCCAGCATACCATATTGTTTGCCAATGAAGAAGCGTTAAAGATTTCAGGCTTACAGGCAGAAGCTGTCATTGGGAAATCGGCACAGGAAATTGCTATTTCTAATGACCTTATCCGGATGTTGCTCCAGTATATTTCTGAAGACAGTACACTAAAAAACAAAGAGCCGCTAAAAATATACGCCGACCGCAAAGAGAGTTATTTTGAAAAACAGCTCGTCCCTATCCTGATTACCCCGACCGGAGAAACAGAGAAAAAAGCTGTGGGTGCTTTTATCATATTACGCAACATCACAGCCTATAAAGAATTGGACACAGCCAAAACCAACTTTATAGCGATGGTTTCCCACGAATTTAAAACCCCGATTGCCTCCATGAAAATGAGCCTGCAATTATTGGAAAACGAAAGTATCGGCATGCTGAATGAAGAGCAGAAACAATTGGTATCCGGAATTAAAGATGATACGAAAAGGCTATTGCGCACTACTGGAGAACTGCTCAACATCACCCAGGTAGAAACAGGAAATACCCAGCTTAAAATAGAAAGTTGCCCCATTCATACAATTGTCGAAAATGCCGTGGAAGCCACACACCTACTGGCCGCCCAAAAAGCAATTTCTTTAGAAGTTGTATTGCCGGAAAACCTACCGGAAATTCATGCCGATCTCGAAAAAACGACCTGGATTGTATCTAACCTGATCTCAAATGCGATACGCTATTCCTATGAGAACAGTAGTATCCTGGTGAAAGCCGTATTGCAAAATGATACGGTACAAATCAGTGTACAGGACAACGGAATGGGCATCGCACCACAGTATAAAAACAAAATATTTGATAAGTATTTTCGAATTCCGGGATCCGAAAAAGAAGGCACCGGACTGGGGCTTGCCATTAGTAAAGAATTTATTGAAGCCCAGGGTGGCAGTATCACGGTAGCAAGTGAACTGGGTTTAGGCAGTACTTTTATAATTACGCTAAAAGTATAA
- a CDS encoding histidine kinase: MENERDQNVQHFLNLIRKSRQGKFKVYIGMSAGVGKTFRMLQEARSLLKNGIDIKIGFIETHNRTETHELLDGLPIIPRRKLFYKGKELEELNVEAIISLRPEVVIVDELAHTNIEGSKNEKRWQDVMEILEAGINVISAVNIQHIESLNESIKHITGVEVRERIPDSVLARADEVVNIDLTADELITRLKEGKIYQQDKIEMALRNFFKSEHILQLRELALKEVASLVERKVATEVPRNKNMRHEKFMACISSNEKTAKKVIRKTARLANYYNSKWFVLYVQLPHESADRIPLDKQRHLINNFKLATELGAEVLNIQHTRIAKALMEQAESRNITTICIGKPRMNLFQIIRATNVFKELLNKLSCSDIDLIILS, translated from the coding sequence TTGGAAAACGAAAGAGATCAGAATGTACAGCATTTCCTGAATTTGATACGGAAATCCAGGCAGGGAAAGTTTAAAGTCTACATCGGCATGAGTGCCGGTGTGGGCAAAACCTTCCGCATGCTTCAGGAAGCCCGTTCACTATTAAAAAATGGAATTGACATTAAAATCGGCTTTATCGAAACCCACAACCGTACGGAAACCCATGAGCTCTTGGACGGGCTTCCCATTATCCCGAGACGGAAATTATTTTATAAAGGAAAAGAACTGGAAGAACTGAATGTCGAAGCCATTATCAGCCTGCGTCCGGAAGTAGTGATTGTAGATGAACTCGCCCATACGAATATTGAAGGCAGCAAAAATGAAAAGCGCTGGCAGGACGTCATGGAGATATTGGAAGCCGGAATCAATGTTATCAGTGCGGTTAATATACAACACATCGAAAGCCTGAATGAATCGATCAAGCACATTACCGGAGTAGAAGTCAGGGAACGCATTCCCGATAGCGTCCTGGCACGTGCCGATGAAGTTGTGAATATTGACCTTACTGCCGATGAACTCATTACACGATTGAAAGAAGGTAAAATCTACCAGCAGGATAAGATCGAAATGGCGCTGCGGAATTTCTTCAAAAGTGAACATATCCTGCAATTGCGGGAACTCGCACTAAAAGAAGTGGCAAGCCTCGTGGAACGAAAAGTCGCTACCGAGGTACCGCGGAATAAAAACATGCGACATGAAAAATTTATGGCCTGTATCAGCAGTAATGAAAAGACCGCCAAAAAAGTAATTCGTAAAACGGCACGGTTGGCCAACTATTACAACAGCAAATGGTTTGTCCTCTACGTCCAGTTGCCCCATGAAAGTGCCGACAGGATTCCGTTGGACAAACAACGCCACCTGATTAATAATTTCAAACTGGCTACAGAACTGGGCGCCGAAGTACTGAACATACAGCATACGCGTATTGCAAAAGCACTGATGGAGCAAGCCGAAAGCCGCAACATCACCACGATCTGCATTGGCAAACCCCGAATGAACCTGTTCCAGATTATCCGTGCTACTAATGTATTCAAAGAATTATTGAACAAGCTCTCCTGTAGTGATATTGACCTGATCATCCTGAGTTAA